From a region of the Chitinophaga caseinilytica genome:
- the sufB gene encoding Fe-S cluster assembly protein SufB, with protein MSAEQDILQELAGREYEFGFETQIEMDIAPPGLNEDIIRFISAKKEEPEWLLEWRLKGFQLFQKLTMPNWQNFKLPEVDFQAVSYYAAPKNKVKYNSLDEVDPELLRTFEKLGIPLEEQKMLSGVAVDAVFDSISVATTFKAQLHELGIIFCSFGEAVQEHPELVKKYLGTVVPQSDNIYAALNSAVFSDGSFVYIPKGVRCPMELSTYFRINAKNTGQFERTLIIADDNSYVSYLEGCTAPMRDENQLHAAVVELIALDHAEIKYSTVQNWYPGDKDGKGGIYNFVTKRGICKGKSSKISWTQVETGSAITWKYPGVILQGDNSIGEFYSVAVTANKQVADTGTKMVHIGKNTKSRIISKGISAGHGHNTYRGLVKVGPNATNARNFTQCDSLLIGDRCGAHTFPYIESKNNSAMVEHEATTSKIGEDQVFYLNQRGIDNEQAVNMIVNGYAKEVLNQLPMEFAVEAQKLLSITLEGSVG; from the coding sequence ATGAGCGCAGAACAAGACATATTACAGGAACTGGCAGGCCGTGAGTACGAGTTCGGGTTTGAGACGCAGATCGAAATGGATATTGCGCCCCCGGGCCTCAACGAGGACATCATCCGCTTCATTTCCGCCAAGAAGGAGGAGCCGGAATGGCTGCTGGAATGGCGGCTGAAGGGGTTCCAGCTTTTCCAGAAACTGACTATGCCCAACTGGCAGAATTTCAAATTGCCGGAAGTTGACTTCCAGGCGGTTTCCTATTATGCCGCACCGAAGAACAAGGTGAAGTACAACAGCCTCGACGAGGTGGACCCCGAACTGCTCCGCACCTTCGAAAAGCTCGGCATCCCGCTGGAAGAACAGAAGATGCTGTCGGGCGTAGCGGTAGACGCGGTGTTCGACTCCATTTCGGTGGCTACCACCTTCAAGGCGCAGCTTCATGAGCTGGGGATCATTTTCTGCTCCTTCGGCGAAGCCGTTCAGGAACATCCCGAGCTGGTGAAGAAGTACCTCGGCACCGTGGTACCCCAATCCGACAATATTTACGCCGCACTGAACTCCGCCGTTTTCTCCGACGGATCGTTCGTATATATTCCCAAAGGCGTTCGCTGCCCCATGGAACTGTCTACCTATTTCCGCATCAACGCGAAAAATACCGGGCAGTTCGAGCGTACGCTCATCATCGCAGACGACAACTCCTACGTGAGCTACCTCGAAGGCTGCACCGCTCCCATGCGCGACGAAAACCAGCTGCACGCAGCCGTGGTGGAGCTCATCGCCCTGGACCATGCGGAAATCAAATATTCTACCGTTCAGAACTGGTATCCCGGCGATAAAGACGGGAAAGGCGGTATCTACAACTTCGTGACCAAACGTGGGATCTGCAAGGGCAAAAGCTCCAAGATCTCCTGGACGCAGGTGGAAACCGGCTCCGCCATCACCTGGAAATACCCCGGCGTTATCCTCCAGGGCGATAATTCCATCGGTGAGTTCTACTCCGTGGCCGTTACCGCCAACAAACAGGTGGCAGATACCGGTACCAAGATGGTCCACATCGGGAAAAACACCAAAAGCCGCATCATTTCGAAAGGTATCTCCGCCGGCCACGGCCACAATACCTACCGCGGCCTGGTGAAGGTAGGCCCCAACGCCACCAACGCCCGTAACTTTACCCAGTGCGATTCCCTGCTGATCGGCGACCGTTGCGGCGCGCATACCTTCCCCTACATCGAGTCCAAAAACAACTCGGCGATGGTGGAACACGAAGCCACCACGTCCAAGATCGGGGAAGACCAGGTGTTTTACCTCAATCAGCGTGGCATTGACAATGAACAGGCCGTGAACATGATCGTGAACGGTTACGCAAAAGAAGTATTGAACCAGCTGCCCATGGAATTTGCCGTGGAAGCGCAAAAATTATTATCCATCACGCTGGAAGGCAGTGTAGGATAA
- a CDS encoding metalloregulator ArsR/SmtB family transcription factor: MDNYKAHHTSSADRLLLLLKTKGPLTTGAVSVELGITAEGARQQLQKLAEEGWVLFESISRGVGRPSLVWSISDKGNRRFPDTHAELTVQLIDTIRDVLGAEALNNVISAREYKVLLRYYDVLKEEEGLEAKVRKFAELRSRDGYLAEYRREGDGCFVMIENHCPICAAATACHDICKVELQTFQQIFREWGTIERLDHVLEGARHCAYRITPATHIAG, from the coding sequence TTGGATAATTATAAGGCACATCATACCTCTTCTGCAGACCGGCTGTTACTGCTGCTCAAAACGAAAGGCCCCCTTACCACCGGGGCAGTTTCCGTTGAGCTGGGCATAACGGCTGAGGGCGCCCGGCAACAGCTCCAGAAGCTGGCCGAAGAAGGCTGGGTGCTGTTTGAGTCCATTTCCCGCGGAGTGGGCCGCCCATCGCTAGTCTGGAGCATCTCCGACAAAGGGAACCGCCGGTTCCCGGATACCCATGCCGAACTTACCGTCCAACTTATAGATACTATTCGTGATGTATTAGGTGCTGAAGCCCTGAATAATGTGATTTCCGCCCGGGAGTACAAGGTACTTTTGCGGTATTACGATGTATTAAAGGAGGAAGAAGGGTTGGAGGCGAAAGTCCGCAAGTTCGCGGAGCTCCGCTCGCGCGACGGCTACCTGGCCGAATATCGCCGGGAGGGCGACGGCTGTTTTGTCATGATCGAGAACCATTGTCCCATTTGTGCAGCAGCTACCGCCTGCCACGACATCTGCAAGGTGGAATTGCAGACCTTCCAGCAGATTTTCCGGGAATGGGGGACGATCGAGCGGCTCGACCATGTCCTCGAAGGCGCGCGCCATTGCGCATACCGCATTACACCGGCCACACACATCGCCGGATAA
- a CDS encoding DUF7674 family protein, whose protein sequence is MLNTYEVPALIEDALPELHKPLRQFPAIFHLYETMECLRDHTLRQWRDQNFPALEKCLRVAGRLYERGNQRVRDAVERIIVPGISHAEVSGQAGRIRLFSLVPAPLYNLFIREHLNPEDHARS, encoded by the coding sequence ATGCTCAATACTTACGAAGTTCCGGCGCTGATAGAAGACGCGTTGCCGGAACTGCACAAACCCTTGCGTCAATTCCCCGCCATTTTTCATTTGTATGAAACAATGGAATGCCTCCGCGACCACACGCTCCGCCAATGGCGCGATCAGAACTTCCCGGCGCTGGAGAAATGCCTCCGTGTCGCCGGAAGGCTGTACGAACGCGGCAACCAGCGCGTCCGCGATGCGGTGGAGCGGATCATCGTTCCGGGGATTTCCCATGCGGAAGTCAGCGGACAGGCCGGCCGCATCCGGCTGTTTTCGCTCGTGCCCGCACCGCTGTACAATCTTTTCATACGTGAACATCTCAACCCGGAAGATCATGCACGCTCATAA
- a CDS encoding GNAT family N-acetyltransferase: protein MHAHNTPSTPEAEPPVIFEVRTATLADARFASLIAETISTSAKARGTGIAGRTPEMVRGKIAQGKAVIALTADGEWAGFAYIETWEGGKFVSNSGLIVRPEFRGMGVAAAVKQAVFQLGRQLYPNAGIISITTSAAVMKLNSRLGFRPVSFAEITQDDAFWEGCRSCANHGILCAKERRVCLCTALLYDPAENENPA, encoded by the coding sequence ATGCACGCTCATAACACACCGTCCACCCCGGAAGCGGAGCCTCCCGTCATCTTCGAAGTGCGCACCGCCACGCTGGCAGACGCGCGCTTCGCCAGCCTTATCGCCGAAACCATCAGTACTTCCGCAAAAGCCCGCGGAACGGGCATTGCAGGCCGCACACCGGAGATGGTCCGCGGCAAGATCGCGCAGGGGAAGGCGGTCATAGCACTGACGGCCGACGGTGAATGGGCCGGTTTCGCCTACATCGAAACCTGGGAAGGAGGGAAGTTCGTTTCCAACAGCGGCCTCATCGTGCGGCCGGAGTTCCGGGGCATGGGCGTGGCCGCGGCCGTGAAACAGGCGGTTTTCCAACTGGGCCGGCAATTGTACCCCAACGCCGGGATCATCTCCATCACCACCTCCGCTGCGGTGATGAAATTGAACAGCAGACTGGGTTTCAGACCGGTTTCCTTTGCGGAGATCACGCAGGACGATGCCTTCTGGGAAGGCTGTCGCAGCTGCGCCAACCACGGCATCCTCTGCGCGAAGGAGCGCCGCGTTTGCCTCTGTACGGCATTGCTGTACGATCCCGCAGAAAATGAAAACCCCGCCTAG
- a CDS encoding glycoside hydrolase family 9 protein: protein MKFPACFTGALLIGAFAMAQENPVRLNQSGFYTAGPKHAVVMGPVPSDSFFITTPDGNDTVFRGTLQPEMISRYSSSRTRMADFSDLEMKGRFVLRVPGMAVSYPFNIGDAPYHDLAAAVLKGFYFQRASMPLDAQYAGKWARPAGHPDTRVLVHPSAADGKRPAGTVIASPGGWYDAGDYNKYIVNSGITMYMLLSAYEVFPAYFDRLNVNIPESDNGVPDILDESLYNLRWMLTMQDPNDGGVYHKCTNAGFDKMVMPHNATQPRYVVQKSSTATYDFAAVMAMASRIYLPFGDQFPGLADSCRRAAVRAWDWAEQHTGAAYLYRQQAINRTMKPAIHTGEYGDGNAADERFWAYMELVTAVGGQKFDSMEELFAGHALPNWYTVETLGHWSAYRHPAKPLHKKGMGELFMRQADQLIRAAEKNAFGTVMGQTPADFTWGGNSNAATQGILLVYAYLASQNRIYLDHALSNLDYLLGRNAAGYCFVTDFGEKRPMHPHHRPSVADGIADPVPGLLVGGPNIRMEDGGKYPFREAETAYVDRDSAYACNEIAINWNAPLVFLVNALEALKVEAGYVKE, encoded by the coding sequence ATGAAGTTCCCTGCCTGTTTTACCGGGGCCTTGCTGATCGGCGCTTTTGCCATGGCGCAGGAAAATCCCGTCCGCCTCAACCAGTCCGGTTTTTATACCGCCGGGCCCAAACATGCGGTGGTCATGGGCCCGGTCCCTTCCGACTCATTTTTCATCACCACGCCAGACGGGAACGATACGGTATTCCGTGGTACGCTGCAACCCGAAATGATTTCGCGGTATTCGTCGTCGCGCACGCGCATGGCTGATTTCAGCGATCTGGAAATGAAAGGGCGCTTCGTGCTGCGGGTGCCGGGAATGGCGGTTTCGTATCCGTTCAATATCGGGGATGCACCCTATCACGACCTGGCGGCGGCGGTGTTGAAAGGGTTTTATTTCCAGCGGGCTTCCATGCCGCTGGACGCGCAATACGCCGGCAAATGGGCGCGCCCGGCCGGGCATCCGGATACGCGGGTGCTCGTCCATCCTTCCGCCGCAGACGGTAAAAGGCCGGCAGGCACAGTAATCGCTTCGCCCGGTGGATGGTACGATGCCGGCGACTATAACAAATACATCGTCAACTCCGGCATTACCATGTATATGCTGCTGTCTGCCTACGAAGTTTTCCCTGCATACTTCGATCGGCTCAACGTCAATATTCCCGAAAGCGACAACGGCGTTCCTGATATCCTCGACGAATCGCTGTACAACCTACGCTGGATGCTGACCATGCAAGACCCCAACGACGGCGGCGTTTACCACAAATGCACCAACGCCGGATTCGATAAAATGGTAATGCCGCACAACGCCACGCAGCCGAGGTACGTGGTGCAGAAAAGCAGCACCGCTACCTACGATTTTGCCGCCGTTATGGCAATGGCTTCGCGGATTTACCTGCCGTTCGGAGATCAATTCCCGGGATTGGCGGATAGTTGTCGCCGGGCTGCGGTCCGCGCGTGGGACTGGGCCGAACAACACACCGGCGCCGCGTATCTGTACCGCCAGCAAGCGATCAACCGGACAATGAAACCCGCCATCCATACCGGCGAATATGGGGATGGGAATGCCGCCGATGAAAGGTTCTGGGCGTATATGGAGCTGGTGACGGCCGTCGGCGGGCAAAAGTTCGACAGCATGGAAGAACTGTTTGCCGGACATGCGTTGCCGAACTGGTATACCGTGGAAACCCTCGGCCATTGGAGCGCTTATCGCCATCCTGCGAAGCCGCTCCACAAAAAGGGGATGGGTGAATTATTCATGCGGCAGGCCGATCAGCTCATCCGTGCGGCGGAAAAAAATGCGTTCGGTACCGTCATGGGACAAACGCCCGCGGATTTCACCTGGGGCGGCAATTCCAACGCGGCCACGCAGGGCATCCTGCTCGTGTACGCTTATCTCGCCAGCCAAAACCGCATTTATCTCGATCACGCCCTTTCCAACCTCGATTACCTGTTGGGCCGAAACGCAGCAGGGTATTGCTTTGTGACGGACTTCGGGGAAAAGCGGCCCATGCATCCGCACCACCGCCCATCGGTTGCAGACGGGATAGCAGACCCCGTGCCGGGGCTCCTCGTGGGCGGCCCGAACATCCGGATGGAAGACGGTGGCAAGTATCCGTTCCGGGAAGCGGAAACGGCTTACGTAGACCGCGATAGCGCCTATGCATGCAACGAAATCGCCATCAACTGGAACGCGCCGCTGGTATTCCTCGTGAACGCATTGGAAGCGTTGAAGGTGGAAGCGGGATATGTGAAGGAATGA
- a CDS encoding DUF4421 family protein: MPLASTCLGWMASWASVFLFPADSLPHRDSLPAGRPYIEKIGDFATVKATYSEDLEELALLAPGRDLELAPNASAAVHLGFSYRFLSVGFKVAPRFLRGNGDDDQMGKTAARGLVLGFTFRHWQQELSYSRTKGYYLENTADYVPGWKEGMPYLQFPDLVFRSFQGITAYNFNPRFSVNAVLTQTERQRRSSGSFIPLLMYRYYIIDDRSVPVSPGGATQKTNNFEVLLGAGYQHTFVWRYWYASLGVTPGAGYIFTKLTTRYPGGPAVDHHHTPAFRVDGRAGIGYNGERVYGGTYMNVISNASRQENNAVINSDSRLIFRVFVGYRFRAPKLLSRPMDRLTEMYGRKLERLRRRGQ; the protein is encoded by the coding sequence ATGCCTTTAGCCAGTACTTGCCTGGGATGGATGGCCTCCTGGGCCAGTGTTTTCCTTTTTCCGGCCGACAGTCTTCCGCACCGGGATTCCCTGCCGGCGGGGCGACCGTACATCGAGAAGATCGGGGATTTTGCCACCGTGAAAGCGACATACAGCGAAGACCTCGAAGAACTGGCGCTTCTCGCGCCGGGCCGCGACCTGGAACTGGCGCCCAATGCCAGTGCGGCGGTGCATCTCGGTTTTTCGTATCGCTTTCTTTCGGTGGGCTTCAAGGTGGCGCCGCGGTTTTTGCGGGGGAACGGGGATGATGACCAGATGGGGAAGACGGCTGCCCGGGGATTGGTGCTGGGCTTTACTTTCCGGCATTGGCAGCAAGAGCTCAGCTACAGCAGGACCAAAGGCTATTACCTCGAAAATACGGCGGATTACGTGCCTGGCTGGAAGGAGGGGATGCCGTACCTGCAGTTCCCCGACCTGGTGTTCAGGAGCTTCCAGGGTATTACGGCCTATAATTTCAATCCGCGGTTTTCGGTGAACGCGGTGCTGACGCAAACCGAGCGCCAGCGCAGGAGCAGCGGCAGTTTCATTCCGCTGCTGATGTACCGCTATTACATCATAGACGACCGTTCCGTGCCTGTTTCGCCGGGCGGGGCCACGCAGAAGACGAACAATTTCGAAGTCTTGCTGGGCGCGGGTTACCAGCATACGTTCGTGTGGCGGTACTGGTATGCTTCGCTGGGGGTAACGCCCGGGGCGGGATATATTTTCACGAAACTGACGACGCGGTATCCCGGCGGGCCGGCCGTAGACCATCATCATACGCCGGCGTTCCGGGTAGACGGCCGCGCGGGGATCGGGTATAACGGTGAGCGGGTATACGGAGGAACGTACATGAACGTCATCTCCAACGCTTCCCGGCAGGAAAACAATGCCGTCATTAACAGCGACAGCCGGCTCATTTTCCGGGTGTTCGTGGGATACCGTTTCCGGGCGCCGAAGCTCCTTTCCCGGCCTATGGACCGGTTAACGGAGATGTATGGGCGAAAGCTGGAGCGCCTCCGGAGGAGGGGGCAATAA
- a CDS encoding carboxypeptidase-like regulatory domain-containing protein, translating into MQAYFSRSCHARAGSRTSTCLWKTAFVLAMMLAVVSPIWAQQKIQVSGKVANEKGEPVPGASIAEKGTSNGAVSLEDGRFQLSVASGAVLVISFTGYETQEIPAGNGAPLRITLVPASKDIGEVVVIGYGSQKKLLLQAPYLP; encoded by the coding sequence ATGCAAGCTTATTTTTCCAGGAGCTGCCATGCGCGGGCAGGCTCCCGAACTTCCACGTGCCTATGGAAAACGGCGTTCGTGCTGGCCATGATGCTCGCCGTCGTTTCCCCCATTTGGGCGCAGCAAAAAATCCAGGTGAGCGGTAAAGTGGCGAATGAAAAGGGAGAACCGGTGCCCGGGGCTTCCATCGCGGAAAAAGGTACGTCTAACGGGGCTGTCAGCCTCGAAGACGGCCGCTTTCAACTCAGCGTCGCCTCCGGCGCAGTGCTCGTCATTTCCTTCACAGGTTACGAAACACAGGAAATCCCCGCCGGCAACGGCGCCCCGCTCCGCATCACGCTCGTCCCGGCTTCCAAAGACATCGGCGAAGTAGTGGTAATCGGCTACGGTTCGCAGAAAAAACTTCTGTTGCAGGCGCCGTATCTTCCGTAA
- a CDS encoding TonB-dependent receptor — translation MQSGSSNVSNAIAGRVPGVIANNRSGRPGEDDASLVIRGFNSFGGGTSPLIIVDGIPDRSFNRINPNDIESVTVLKDASAAIYGVRAANGVILVTTKRGKSGKPTIQYDGNFGFQQLTRQPEIVNAWQYMTYFNEVNPNTYAKGEIEKYKAGNVPGYTSTNWLDEVFRKNAPQTSHSLSVSGGNEHVKYYFSGQYVDQSSNFRNSIERYRQFNIRSNIDARISSNLKVNLDIAARNEDRRYPTYGVGSILHETRSLYPFIPARWENGLPSAGVAAGRNPTILVTDAPGYDRVKNYVVTPQAGFDLKMPFVTEGLSLSGYVSYDVNLRHQKVFNRPWDAYAFDRSTNTYTNQRSSTVSSASVAQNEDMLSGSTQFIKLAYDRTFGRHKIGAFAGYESTTSSSWGTYAYRRNLLSDQIDQIFTGTADGQNATGSSAQDGRASYLGRVEYGYDNKYLLEVTMRYNGSFNFPTQNRWGLFPAVIAGWRISEERFFKENVPFVNELKLRASWGLLGSDAVAQYLFLTRYQLVTNKNYYTYFGDDYALNNAISLTSTPNPNITWEKQDTKNFGVDATLLDNRLTFTANYFRYVRKDILAKRNASIPLFTGMALPSENIGKSLNRGVDFALTYTGDAGELRYSAGVNGTFAKSKVLFRDEAASVPQWQKSEGYPIDSWLLYASDGIYRSQDEIDRSVHLPGARPGDIRIKDTDGNGVITANDQVRIYETATPKVVYGVNLGLNYKGIGLNMLLSGQTKAKQLINSQVQGSLIAPPQWLYDGRWTPENTGSEYPRAHTSNSVNASYYNYSDFWLRDASFLRLKSLELSWSVPARFFSGSGLNALRLYASGYNLLSFDKMKKFGIDPETNNTTGINYPQTRIFRFGLNVGL, via the coding sequence ATACAAAGCGGCTCGTCTAACGTATCCAACGCCATCGCCGGCCGCGTGCCGGGCGTCATCGCCAACAACCGCTCCGGGCGCCCCGGAGAAGACGATGCTTCCCTCGTGATCCGCGGCTTCAACTCATTCGGCGGCGGCACCAGCCCGCTCATCATCGTAGACGGCATCCCCGACCGCAGTTTCAACCGCATCAACCCCAACGACATTGAAAGCGTGACCGTCCTCAAAGACGCATCTGCAGCCATTTACGGCGTACGGGCGGCCAACGGCGTCATCCTCGTCACCACCAAAAGAGGCAAATCCGGCAAGCCGACCATCCAGTACGACGGCAATTTCGGCTTCCAGCAACTCACCCGCCAGCCTGAAATCGTGAACGCCTGGCAGTACATGACTTACTTCAACGAAGTAAACCCCAATACCTACGCCAAGGGAGAGATCGAGAAATACAAAGCGGGTAACGTTCCCGGATATACGTCTACCAACTGGCTGGACGAAGTCTTCCGCAAAAACGCGCCGCAAACTTCGCATTCCCTCAGCGTGAGCGGCGGCAACGAGCATGTGAAATATTATTTCTCAGGCCAGTATGTAGACCAGTCCAGCAACTTCCGCAACAGCATCGAGCGGTACCGGCAGTTCAACATCCGTTCCAACATCGATGCGCGGATTTCCTCCAACCTGAAAGTGAACCTCGATATCGCCGCACGCAACGAAGACCGGCGCTATCCGACCTACGGCGTGGGCAGCATCCTGCACGAAACGCGCTCGCTCTACCCGTTCATTCCCGCCCGTTGGGAAAACGGCCTGCCCAGCGCAGGCGTGGCGGCGGGCCGCAATCCCACCATCCTCGTAACGGACGCGCCGGGGTACGACCGCGTGAAGAATTACGTGGTGACGCCGCAAGCGGGTTTCGACCTGAAAATGCCGTTCGTCACGGAAGGATTGTCGCTGAGCGGATACGTGTCTTACGACGTGAACCTCCGTCACCAGAAAGTTTTCAACCGGCCATGGGATGCATATGCGTTCGACCGGTCTACCAACACCTACACCAACCAGCGCTCCAGCACGGTGTCTTCCGCCAGCGTTGCGCAGAACGAAGACATGCTTTCCGGCAGCACGCAGTTCATCAAACTGGCGTATGACCGCACCTTCGGCCGCCACAAGATCGGTGCGTTCGCGGGGTATGAATCTACGACTTCATCTTCCTGGGGCACTTACGCCTATCGCCGCAACCTGCTGAGCGATCAGATCGACCAGATCTTTACCGGTACGGCCGACGGACAGAATGCCACGGGCTCTTCGGCACAAGACGGCCGCGCGAGTTACCTGGGCAGGGTAGAGTATGGGTACGATAATAAATACCTGCTGGAAGTGACGATGCGGTACAACGGTTCCTTCAACTTCCCGACGCAGAACCGCTGGGGCCTTTTCCCGGCCGTGATCGCGGGATGGAGGATTTCCGAAGAGCGGTTTTTCAAGGAGAACGTGCCCTTTGTCAATGAGCTGAAGCTGCGCGCCTCGTGGGGCCTGCTCGGCAGCGATGCCGTAGCGCAATATCTCTTCCTGACCCGTTATCAGCTGGTGACGAACAAAAACTATTATACTTATTTCGGCGACGATTATGCATTGAACAATGCCATTTCGCTCACGAGCACGCCCAATCCCAACATCACCTGGGAAAAGCAGGATACGAAAAACTTCGGGGTGGACGCGACGTTGCTGGATAACCGCCTGACGTTTACCGCCAATTATTTCCGTTATGTGCGGAAAGATATCCTCGCCAAGCGCAACGCATCGATCCCCTTGTTTACCGGTATGGCGCTGCCTTCCGAGAATATCGGGAAATCGCTGAACCGGGGCGTCGACTTCGCCCTGACCTACACCGGCGATGCGGGCGAACTGCGGTATTCGGCCGGCGTGAACGGGACTTTCGCGAAAAGTAAAGTGCTGTTCCGCGACGAAGCGGCTTCCGTTCCCCAATGGCAGAAATCCGAAGGATATCCCATCGATTCCTGGCTGCTGTATGCGTCTGACGGCATTTACCGTTCGCAGGACGAGATCGACCGTTCCGTTCACCTGCCCGGCGCCCGCCCCGGTGATATCCGCATCAAGGATACCGACGGCAACGGCGTCATCACGGCCAACGACCAGGTCCGCATTTATGAAACCGCCACCCCGAAAGTGGTGTACGGTGTAAACCTCGGCCTCAACTACAAAGGCATCGGCCTGAACATGCTCCTTTCCGGCCAAACGAAAGCGAAGCAACTGATCAACTCCCAGGTACAGGGCTCCCTCATCGCGCCGCCGCAATGGCTGTACGACGGCCGATGGACGCCGGAAAACACCGGAAGCGAATATCCGCGCGCGCATACGAGCAACAGCGTCAACGCTTCCTATTACAACTATTCCGACTTCTGGCTGCGCGATGCTTCTTTCCTGCGGCTGAAGAGCCTCGAGCTGTCGTGGTCCGTTCCTGCAAGGTTCTTCTCGGGCAGCGGCCTCAACGCCCTGCGCTTGTATGCCAGCGGGTACAACCTGCTGTCGTTCGACAAGATGAAGAAATTCGGCATCGACCCGGAAACGAACAACACCACCGGCATCAACTATCCGCAAACGAGGATTTTCCGCTTCGGGCTCAATGTCGGGCTTTAA
- a CDS encoding RagB/SusD family nutrient uptake outer membrane protein — protein sequence MKLRILLLAGLCAGNFLLPSCSKVLDKAPLDSYTDESVWKDIKLAEAFANNIYNILPTCTYDWGSSINRSFLLSPASDEGFNKFDYAGVRNVINKGLLSPDNAGGFDIWAKNYSHIQNANILLSRIDQVPGDDATRKRIKGEVTFLRAYAYFQLICDYGGVPLVKTPFNLSSDFKVPRSTFDECAKFVSDELEAAATMLTGINQPKGRANAALALAVKSRLLLYMASPLWNPSNDAAKWAAASAAAKRVMDLPGFTLYTGNYADLFTVYNSEIIGARLSNKEYQWDAFTGIEMMCFPNGYHGWAAFAPTQDLVDAFGMANGKNISDAQSGYDPQNPYAGRDPRFYADIVHDGRPTGNAAYFSDRTTNEAQFYEGGYDSDQGYDAWNNSLTRYSFRKYMDTTFNFNTDLQANRFWILSRLGEIYLNYAEAEFQLGHEAVAREYLNKIRLRAGITAPLTESGPALLARIRNERQVELCFEGHRYYDVRRWKIAETTDNKPCRQVIITRNATTGVRTYVYQTLEQRAFKPEHYLLPIPRTEINRTGMPQNPLYK from the coding sequence ATGAAACTGAGAATATTGCTACTGGCGGGTTTATGTGCGGGCAACTTCCTGCTGCCGTCGTGCTCCAAAGTGCTGGATAAAGCACCGCTGGATTCGTATACCGACGAATCCGTCTGGAAAGACATCAAGCTGGCGGAAGCCTTCGCCAACAACATTTACAACATCCTGCCCACCTGTACTTACGACTGGGGCAGCTCCATCAACCGCAGCTTTTTGCTGTCGCCCGCGTCCGACGAAGGTTTCAATAAATTCGACTACGCCGGTGTCCGCAACGTGATCAACAAAGGGCTGCTTTCACCCGACAATGCGGGCGGTTTCGATATCTGGGCGAAGAATTACTCGCATATCCAGAACGCCAACATCCTGCTGTCGCGCATCGACCAGGTGCCGGGCGACGATGCCACACGGAAGCGGATCAAAGGGGAGGTAACGTTCCTCCGCGCTTACGCTTATTTCCAGCTGATCTGCGACTATGGCGGCGTTCCGCTGGTGAAAACGCCTTTCAACCTGTCGTCTGATTTTAAAGTCCCCCGCAGTACGTTCGACGAATGCGCCAAATTCGTGAGCGATGAGCTGGAAGCGGCGGCTACCATGCTGACGGGCATCAATCAACCCAAAGGCCGCGCGAACGCCGCGCTGGCATTGGCGGTGAAATCGAGGCTGCTGCTGTATATGGCAAGCCCGCTCTGGAACCCTTCCAACGACGCGGCGAAATGGGCAGCGGCCTCGGCTGCGGCCAAAAGGGTGATGGATTTGCCCGGATTTACCCTCTATACCGGCAATTACGCAGACCTGTTCACGGTTTACAACAGCGAGATCATCGGTGCTCGGCTGTCTAATAAGGAATATCAGTGGGATGCGTTCACCGGCATCGAAATGATGTGCTTCCCCAACGGATATCACGGCTGGGCGGCATTTGCGCCTACGCAGGATTTGGTGGATGCGTTCGGCATGGCCAACGGGAAGAACATTTCCGACGCGCAATCCGGCTACGATCCGCAGAACCCTTACGCAGGGCGCGATCCGCGGTTCTATGCAGATATCGTGCACGACGGGCGGCCTACCGGGAACGCGGCCTACTTCAGCGACCGTACCACCAACGAAGCACAGTTCTACGAAGGCGGCTACGATTCCGACCAGGGTTACGACGCCTGGAACAACAGCCTGACGCGCTACTCCTTCCGCAAATACATGGACACGACGTTCAATTTCAATACCGACCTGCAGGCCAACCGTTTCTGGATTTTGTCGCGCCTCGGGGAGATTTACCTTAACTACGCCGAAGCGGAATTCCAGCTGGGGCACGAAGCTGTGGCCCGGGAATACCTGAACAAAATCCGGTTGCGCGCCGGTATTACGGCGCCTTTGACGGAAAGCGGCCCGGCGCTGCTGGCGCGGATCCGCAACGAACGGCAGGTGGAGCTTTGTTTCGAAGGGCACCGTTATTACGACGTCCGCCGCTGGAAGATCGCGGAAACGACGGATAACAAGCCCTGCCGCCAGGTGATCATCACCCGCAACGCAACTACCGGCGTCAGGACGTACGTGTACCAAACGCTGGAGCAACGCGCCTTCAAGCCGGAACATTACCTGCTGCCGATTCCGCGGACGGAGATCAACCGCACCGGGATGCCGCAAAATCCTTTATACAAGTGA